A window from Triticum aestivum cultivar Chinese Spring chromosome 6D, IWGSC CS RefSeq v2.1, whole genome shotgun sequence encodes these proteins:
- the LOC123141202 gene encoding uncharacterized protein, with protein MTEEHATTQPPAGGSALPRTVNDTTEETRKPPADEEAERSAKRPSRTKLHKAIMRSLGDVREAQATLYDPKRRRFDCCRGFDWDMGEPAVFDHEEESTARFSRPLDEIPESRLDCLMIALNVIHMKVLASDVGFPISVFGNILMRDDLDFKCIYLFQRDRDNCQVISSPDEMLNLIGPNRGPAEADVFYFEINLKIRGEEPTMDMIFSRTLVYQEYPLDAWTKKQQVSSWLSTLEFSYRSVHYAVEATVGIKILRGTRFLHGSLIASTSKEPSEMVLYDSERWGANTKVAEDGSVNLPRCLVILRVDEDLFLKVCVFGRRHRRAKPKTTVLTVEHSDRSFDIKLGCYHLQVTVSWSGILLR; from the exons ATGACGGAGGAGCACGCTACGACCCAGCCGCCGGCCGGCGGCTCTGCACTTCCACGCACGGTGAACGACACCACGGAGGAGACGCGCAAGCCTCCGGCGGATGAGGAGGCGGAGCGGTCGGCGAAGCGGCCGTCGCGGACCAAGCTGCACAAAGCGATCATGCGATCTCTTGGTGATGTGCGCGAGGCGCAGGCCACGCTGTACGATCCCAAGCGAAGGCGCTTCGACTGCTGCCGCGGCTTTGACTGGGACATGGGCGAGCCCGCCGTGTTCGATCACGAGGAAGAGT CAACGGCTCGGTTCTCAAGGCCGCTTGACGAAATCCCGGAGTCTCGATTAGACTGCCTGATGATCGCGCTGAATGTGATTCATATGAAGGTATTGGCCTCCGATGTAGGTTTCCCGATCAGCGTGTTTGGGAATATCTTGATGAGAGATGACTTGGACTTCAAATGCATCTACCTCTTCCAACGTGATAGAGACAACTGCCAGGTCATCAGCTCACCG GATGAAATGCTAAATTTGATAGGGCCCAATCGAGGACCCGCAGAAGCTGATGTTTTCTATTTTGAGATCAACCTAAAGATCAGGGGCGAAGAACCTACTATGGATATGATTTTCAGCAGGACCTTGGTGTACCAAGAATATCCTCTTGATGCATGGACTAAGAAACAACAAGTTTCAAGTTGGCTGAGTACATTAGAGTTTTCATACAGATCTGTGCACTATGCGGTGGAAGCCACCGTTGGGATCAAAATTTTGAGAGGGACACGATTCTTGCATGGCAGCCTGATAGCTTCCACCTCCAAAGAGCCTAGTGAGATGGTGCTATATGACAGTGAGCGCTGGGGTGCCAATACCAAGGTTGCTGAGGATGGGTCGGTGAATCTACCTCGTTGTCTAGTAATTCTGCGCGTAGATGAGGATTTATTCCTAAAAGTTTGTGTTTTTGGCCGTCGCCATAGAAGAGCTAAGCCCAAGACCACTGTCCTTACAGTTGAACATTCTGATAGATCATTCGATATAAAACTAGGTTGTTATCATTTACAAGTCACCGTGTCTTGGTCAGGCATTTTGTTGcgctag
- the LOC123141200 gene encoding uncharacterized protein: protein MTEEHATTQPPAGGSALPRTVNDTTEETRKPPADEEAERSAKRPSRTKLHKAIMRSLGDVREAQATLYDPKRRRFDCCRGFDWDMGEPAVFDHEEESTARFSRPLDEIPESRLDCLMIALNVIHVKVLASDVGFPISVFGNMLMRDDLDFKCIYLFQRDRDNCQVISSPDEMLNLIGPNRGPAEADVFYFEINLKIRGEEPTMDMIFSRTLVYQEYPLDAWTKKQQVSSWLSTLEFSYRSVHYAVEATVGIKILRGPRFLHGSLIASTSKEPSEMVLYDSERWGANTKVAEDGSVNLPRCLVILRVDEDLFLKVCVFGRRHKRAKPKTTVLTVEHSDRSFDIKLGCYHLQVTVSWSGILLR from the exons ATGACGGAGGAGCACGCTACGACCCAGCCGCCGGCCGGCGGCTCTGCACTTCCACGCACGGTGAACGACACCACGGAGGAGACGCGCAAGCCTCCGGCGGATGAGGAGGCGGAGCGGTCAGCGAAGCGGCCGTCGCGGACCAAGCTGCACAAAGCGATCATGCGATCTCTTGGTGATGTGCGCGAGGCGCAGGCCACGCTGTACGATCCCAAGCGAAGGCGCTTCGACTGCTGCCGCGGCTTTGACTGGGACATGGGCGAGCCCGCCGTGTTCGATCACGAGGAAGAGT CAACGGCTCGGTTCTCAAGGCCGCTTGACGAAATCCCGGAGTCTCGATTAGACTGTCTGATGATCGCGCTGAATGTGATTCATGTGAAGGTATTGGCCTCCGATGTAGGTTTCCCGATCAGCGTGTTTGGGAATATGTTGATGAGAGATGACTTGGACTTCAAATGCATCTACCTCTTCCAACGTGATAGAGACAACTGCCAGGTCATCAGCTCACCG GATGAAATGCTAAATTTGATAGGGCCCAATCGAGGACCTGCAGAAGCTGATGTTTTCTATTTTGAGATCAACCTAAAGATCAGGGGCGAAGAACCTACTATGGATATGATTTTCAGCAGGACCTTGGTGTACCAAGAATATCCTCTTGATGCATGGACTAAGAAACAACAAGTTTCAAGTTGGCTGAGTACATTAGAGTTTTCATACAGATCTGTGCACTATGCGGTGGAAGCCACCGTTGGGATCAAAATTTTGAGAGGGCCACGATTCTTGCATGGCAGCCTGATAGCTTCCACCTCCAAAGAGCCTAGTGAGATGGTGCTATATGACAGTGAGCGCTGGGGTGCCAATACCAAGGTTGCTGAGGATGGGTCGGTGAATCTACCTCGTTGTCTAGTAATTCTGCGCGTAGATGAGGATTTATTCCTAAAAGTTTGTGTTTTTGGCCGTCGCCATAAAAGAGCTAAGCCCAAGACCACTGTCCTTACAGTTGAACATTCTGATAGATCATTCGATATAAAACTAGGTTGTTATCATTTACAAGTCACCGTGTCTTGGTCAGGCATTTTGTTGcgctag